In Desulfuromonas sp., the sequence TCATCACCGAAAGACCAGCCGAGACGCACCAGGTAATTGACCATCGCTTCCGGCAGATAGCCCTGGTCCCGGTAGGCCATGACCGAAGTGGCACCGTGCCGTTTCGACAGGCGCGACTTGTCTGAACCGAGAATCATCGGGACGTGGGCGAATTCCGGGACATCGTACCCAAGGGCTCGATACATCGGTATCTGCCGCGGCGTATTATTGACATGATCATCACCGCGCACAACCAGGTTGATTCCCATGGTCGCATCATCAACAACAACTACGAAATTATAGGTTGGCGTCCCGTCTGTCCGACGGATGATCAGATCGTCCATCTCTTCATTGGCGAAAGAGATAACCCCCTTGATCCGGTCATTGAAAGACGTCGCACCCTCCTGCGGGAACCGGAAACGAACAACATGCGGCTGATCCGCAGGTTGGTCATCGCGATCACGACAGGTACCGTCATATTTCGGCTTACGCCCTTCAGCCTGGGCCCGGTTGCGTTTTTCCTCGAGCTCTTCGGCCGTACAATAACAGCGGTATGCCTTGCCCTCCTCTAAAAGCTGATCAATTTTCTCCTGGTAGAGATCAAATCGTTCCGACTGATAGTAAGGCCCTTCATCACAGGAGAATCCAAGCCAGTCCATCGCCTGCAGAATCGCGTCAACCGATTCCCGGGTCGAACGGGCAACGTCGGTATCCTCGATCCGCAGAACGAATGTGCCGTTCTCCTTACGGGCGAGCAGATAATTAAACAGAGCCGTGCGGGCACCGCCAATATGGAGATAACCGGTTGGACTCGGGGCAAAACGGACACGCAGATCAGACATGGATTTCCTCCAGATTAAAAAAACAAGAGCCGCTAGCAGCGGCTGTGAGTTTTATACTTTATGCAGGCAGTCAAGACAAGGCTAAAAAGCAGTTGGCAGTTGGCAGTTGGCAGTTGGCAGTTGGCAGTTGGCAGTTGGCAGTTAAAAATCTGATAACTGATAACTGACAACTGGATACTTTCAACTTTCTTTTAACTCACAACCACCCCGGCATACCCAACCACATCACTGTTGTCACCGGTGACATCGCCGGAGGTCCCATAAGCAACAACCTCACCTTTTTCAGCACCCAGCTTACGGGCAGCTGCCAGCATCATGACTGTGGGCAGAACACCGCACATGCTGATCCGGTTGTCACGAACGGTCCCGTACAAACCTTCCGGATCAAGTTTCTCAACCCTCTCAAGCGCCAGGGTATCCTTCCTTTTTGCCGCATCGGCCGATTCGAAATGCGTCATATCCGAGCTTGCAATGATCAGCACCGGTTCGCCACTGGCGGTGATCACATCAGCAATCGATTCACCCGCTTCGATCAGGGTATCGAGTGGCAGATGACCAATACAGATCGGCACGACCTGAGCCGACGGATTGAGATATTGAATAAACGGGATCTGAACCTCGAGGGAATGTTCAAAGCGATGGGCCGTGACATCGGCCGAAAAATGGCGACAGCCATCGATGATCCGGGCAGCCAGACCGGAATCGATGTTGATCTGACCGAGCGGCGTACGCCAGCTCCCTTCGCCGAACACTGCCCCGACATGACCGGTCCCCTGATGATTCGGGCCGATGACAATGACTTTATCCGGAACAACAACCCGCGAGAAAACCTTGCCGGCAATTGCCCCGGAATAGATATAACCGGCATGCGGCGCGACAATTCCGGGAACCGAAATGCGTCCGGCGGTGCCTGAACAGAAGGTTTGCAGCAGCTCGACCAGTTTTTCCGGTTGATCGGGATAAAACTGGCCGGCTACAGCCGGTGAACGGATCATGATCTATTTCCTAAAACAGGCGGACCAGAAACGGGTAAAGCATCTTTATTCCGACAACGACCAACAAAACAGCAAACACCTTTACCAGTTTATCATGTGATGTTCTGGTGGCAACACGGACTCCGAGTCGCGCCAGAACAATCGTAAATGGCGCAACCAGAACCGCAACCAGGTTGTTGATATATCCGAGGGAATAATGCGGCAGACCCTCGGCATGATAACCGAAGAAGGCATAGGAGCAGGATCCGGTAATTGCCGAGATAACGATCAGGGCACTGGAATTACCGACAGCGAGGTGAATCGGAAGTTGCAGAACAAGGACCATTAATGGCACGGCAACAACACCGCCGCCAACTCCGAAAAAAGCCGAAAACATACCACCAATCAGACCAACCAGCAGCAGCTGGCCCGGCGGCACACCGCTGTCCCGTTCCGGCGGCATATGCGGATTGAACAAGGTCAGTTTCAGGGCAACGGCAATCTGCATCAGGCCAAAAAGAGCCTTCAAGATATCGCCATGGAAAGCGGCCGCCAAAGAAGCTCCGATCACCGCCCCGACCATCGCCCCGGCACCAAGATACAGGACCTGGTGCCAATCGACGTTCCCCCTTTTCCGGTGACCAAGGGTGCTACTGAATGCCGTCGGAATGATAATAGCCAGCGACGTACCGAACGAGAGATGTACGACGACTTCGGGATTGACTCCCGACACCTCGAAGGCCCAGATAAAAAGCGGCACCAGAACAACACCACCGCCGATTCCGAGCAGACCGGCAAGAAAACCGGCGAGCGAACAGAGCAGGATAAACAACAGGATTGTTGTCAGCGAGAAGATATCCATAGATTAATAAAAAAGAGCCAACCGATCACGGCTGGCTCATTAGTGTTGAATGGAGGCCCCGACCAGATTCGAACTGGTGATAACGGTGTTGCAGACCGCTGCCTTACCACTTGGCGACGGGGCCGAAGGGTACATTAAATATCAGCCAGACCATCCAGTGTCAAGCGCAAACTGTTCGATTATTCCAATTTCGCCATGACTGAATCAACCTTGCCCTGCATGTTATGTTTCCGGTCGCGGCGATCGTCGATCTTGATCAGCGTCGAAACCCGCTCGGCGCCTTTATTGAAGGGTGCCTCGTGCATCCTTTGCAAAAGCGGAAACAGTTCAGACAGATCTCCTTCAATGATCGTTCCCATCGGTGTTAACTGGAAATCAAGACCCGACTCCCTGACCAGTTCGAGGCAGCCGGCTACATACTCGGAAACACCCATTTTATTGATCCCGAGCGGGGTCACACTGATTTCAACGATAGCCATGATCAAGCGCTCCGATCTCTTAGAGAATAAGACTGACAACAGCACCGGTCATGCAGGTCGCAAGCAGACCGGCGACAATCGATTTCAGGCCGAGGGAAACGACATCGCTCCGGCGTTCCGGGGCCATGCTGCCGATGCCCCCTATCATAATACCGAGGCTGCCGAAATTTGCAAAACCGCACAGGGCGTAGGTCATAATCAAACGGGAACGGACCGACAGCTCCGAATCGCTGAGGTTGGCAAGATCGAGGTAGGCAATCAATTCATTGAGAACGACCTTGGTCCCGAGCAGGGTCCCGGCCGTTGCCGCTTCACTCCACGGAATGCCGATCAGCCAGGCAACCGGCGCCAGCAGCCAACCGAAAATCCGCTGCAATGAGAGTTCAGCGCCAGCAACGGTCGGCAAAAGCCCGAGAACGATATTGCCCAGGCTGACCAGGGCCACCAGAACGATCAACATGGCAACGATATTCAGCAGGAGAGAAAGCCCTTCAGCCGTACCGCGGGTAATCGCATCCATCGATCCATTGTACGTATTCGGCAGTGCAACGTCGCCTTCGGTCGCCATTTCTTGCTGTTTCGGCGGAACCATGAGGCTTGCCACGATAATCGCCGCCGGTGCCGAAATCAGCGATGCGGTCAGGATGTGACCGATCGCGTCCGGAATCGTCGCCGACAAAATCGAGGCATAGAGGACCAATACCGTACCGGCGATGGTGCTCATACCGCAGGTCATGACCATGAAAAGCTCGGAACGACTCATCTTCAGCAAATAAGGCCGGATCAACAGCGGCGCCTCAACCATGCCGATAAAAATATTGGCGGCGGCGCTGACGCCAACCGCGCCACCGATACCGAGTGCCTTTTGCAGAAGCCGCGAGAAAAAATTGACAATCACCGGCAGAACGCGCCAGTAAAAGAGCAGCGCCGATAAAGCGCTGACAACCAGAACCAGCGGCAGGGCGCGAAACGCAAGAATAAAGGAAGCGCCGGGGTAAGCTTCCTTGAACGGCAGTTCAGCGCCGCCGAGATAACCGAACACCATGGCGGTACCGGCTGATGTCGCCCGGTCCAGGGCCAGCACCAGATCGTTGAGCCAGAGGAACAAAGATTGGCAGTACGGAACCTTCAACAACAACAGGGCAAGCAGAAACTGCAGCAAAAGCCCGACAACGACGATCCGACGCGGAACAGATCGCCTCTCTTCACTCAAAAGCCAGGCGATCGTCATTAAAACAAAAAGTCCGGCGACAGATTGCATTAATATTCCAAATAGTTAGGTGTTACTGGTTGACTAATCAAACAAAGTATAATAACGACAATTGCTATGGATTATAGCAGAATTGTGAAGACCGATAAATACTTCGAACAGCCATATTGTCGATACCGGTCAAAGCAAGTTCTGGACGTAACCGGAAAGATGTCTTATCATCTCAGCACTAAAAAAGTTTGAAGGAACCAAGATGAAACCATCATCCAAATACTGGCTTTTTATCTTTGCAATCGCTCTGGCAATTTTTCTGGTGATCGGCTTCAGTTTTGTCGCGTCCTGGATGAGCCTCGACCCGCCTGATCGTGAATTCTTCGAAACCCTGGTTGTTAAACTCGCTGTCTTTACTGTCTTCGATGCCCTCGTCATTTTCCTGATTGTCGGCGGCATGGTCAGCCTCCTTTTCCGTTTATACATCATCCCGATCCTGCAGCTCTCGGAAGAGACCCAGCTGATGTCATCGATCAATGCCGGGCATCGAATTGCCCCCCGCGGTGCCAGCGAAGTTCAGCAGCTGATTAACAGGATCAACGACTACGCGGAATCATTCGAAACGATGCAGACCAGCGTCGATGCAAAGATCAATGATTCGCAGTCAGCACTCGATGCCGAACGGAACCGACTGGCCGCCCTGATGTCAGAACTGCCGAGTGGCGTTCTGGTCTGCAATACCGATGGACAGATCCTGCTCTACAATCCTCAGGCCCAGAAACTGCTGACCCGGAGCGCTGAGGCGGACCACAAAAAGAACCCGATCGGTCTCGGACGTTCGATATTCGCCCTGATTGAACGCAACCCGATCCTGCATGGCCTTGATGTGCTCCAGCAATCGCTCAAGGCCGGAAAACAACAGCCGGTCACCAGTTTCATGCTGCCGTTCGGAACCCAATACCTCAGGTTCAACATGGCTCCGGTCTGCGAAGTGGCCGAGAACCAATGCAATATGACCGGATTCGTTCTGACCATCGAGGATATCGCACCGGCGATCGAGTCGGGCAACCGCCTTGAAGGCTGGCTCCAGGGATTGATCGATGATCTCGAAGCATCGCTCTCCCGGATCCGTTCATCGATTTCGGCGATCCTCTCCGAACCGACGATGGAGCCTCCCCGCCTCGCCGCCCACCGGCAGACCATCGATCGTGAATCCTATGGCTTACAGAAACGGCTGACCAGAACCCGCGAGGAGGCCGCCCGGAATATCCACACAATCTCCCACCAGGAGGAAGTCCTCGGCCAGCACCTGCTGCACGTCTTGAGCAAACACCTCGAAGATCGTTTCGGCATCCGTTGCAACACCACCCTGCAACAGGATGGCTGGATCAAGCTCGACAGTTATACGACCGTCCAGGGGATCGCCTTTCTCGCCGGGCGCCTCAAAAAAAGGGCGAACATCGAAGAGGTCGACCTTTCTCTGGCGCGGAGCGGCGACCATCTTCTCCTGATGATGAGCTGGGAGCAGGACACGGTCCGGACCGAGGATGTCGACAGCTGGCAGCGCACGGCCCTGGTCACCGATACCTATCAGCATACCTTCAGCTTTCGCGATTTTATCGCCCGCAACAAAGGGGGACTGCGGCTCAACAAGGTCAGCGACGGCACCTGCAACGGCATCGTTATCTCGTTGCCGCTCAACCAGTCCGAAGAGGAGTACATTGGCAGCTCCGAGTTCGAAGAACGCCCGGTTTTCTACGAATTTGATCTTTTCGAGAGCCGCACCCTCAAATACCTCGGCGCTATGCCGCTCCGGTCTTTAACCTATGTCCCGTTTGATCTTGAAACCACCGGTCTCGATCCGACCGGCGGCGATGAGATGATCCAGCTCGGTGCGATCAGGGTTGTCAATTGCAAGCTGCAGCACAACGAGACCATGGACCAGTTGATCGACCCGCAACGTGATCTGCCGGCGATCGCCTCCGAAATAACCGGAATTACCGAAGAGATGCTGATCGGGCAACCGAAATTCGGTGACGTTCTGCCCGAATTCAAGCAGTTTGCCGAACACGCCGTTCTGGTCGCCCATAATGCAGCTTTTGATATGCGCTTTCTCCAACTCAAGGAGATCGAAACACACTGCCGCTTCGATAACCCGGTACTCGATACGCTACTCCTTTCGACCGTCGTCCACCCGAACCAGAGTGACCACACTCTCGACGGCATTGCCGGCCGGATGAACATCCCGGTCGTTGGTCGCCATACCGCTCTTGGCGACGCCATTGTGACCGCCGAAATCCTGATCCGCTTAATCCCGCTGCTTGAAGCCCGGGGGATCAAGACCCTTGGCGAAGCGATCAAGGCTTCCGCCACGTCGAAGTTTGCCAATAAATCATTTTAGCAGCGGCTGATGCAGATAATATTCAATCATTAACAAGGCTGTGCGGTCCCTCCCCGGCCTGATATAAGACGGAATTTTTTATGAGCCTGAAGCTTGCGGCCAATGCAGGCGGTTTTGAAGTCACGGTCGAAGCCTGTTTCGTCGGCGAGGACCTGCTCATCATCTGTGCCGGCGGCGATCGACCGCATATCGGCGCCGTTGCCGTCGCCGTTTTCACCGGGACCGGACGGGAACCGCAGGTCGAACTGATCCGGGTGGCCAACCACCGTGAGGACGAGCTTTCGGCAGCGGCGGCGTTAAAGATCTCGACCACACTCGAATGTACGGTCACCTTTATTGCCGGCATGCATTGGGATACGATTAGCAAGGCCGGCATTGCCCAGGTACTGGCCAATGTCGAATCGCTTGTTGACCAGTTGATCGACCGCCTGCCCGGGCAGGCCAAGGAGAGACCATGAAAAGACCGGACCTGCTCAAAAAAATTGAGCGTCTCAGTGCAATCGGCATCGACCTCTCCGTCCAGAAGGACCTCAACCAGCTGCTCGAAACGATCCTGACCGGCGCCAAGGAACTGACCGGTGCCGATGCCGGCACTCTCTACCTCTACAAGGAAGATAAATTCCTGCATTTTGAGATCGTCTTTGCCGATTCGATGAACCTGGCGATGGGCGGCAAAAGCGGCAATCCGGTGACCATGGCCCCGGTGCCGCTTTACGATGAAAGCGGCAATCCGAACCGGCGCAATGTCGTCAGCTATGCCGCCCTCGAGAACCGGGTCGTCAATATTGAAGATGCCTACACCAACAAGGATTACGACTTTTCCGGAACACGCAAATTCGATGAGAAATCAGGCTACCGTTCAAAATCTTTCCTCAGCGTTCCGATGCGCGATCATGAAGATAAATTGATCGGGGTTCTGCAATTGATCAATCCGATCGATGCGGAGACCGGTGAAATCGTCAGTTTTACAGCCGAAGACGAGAAGCTGGTCGCCTCCCTCGGCTCACAGGCGGCCGTCGCCCTGACCCGCAAGATTCTGATCGATGGCCTTGAGAACCTGTTACAGTCGCTGGTTAAGCTGGTGGCAACGGCGATTGACGAAAAGTCACCTTATACCGGCGGCCACTGCAAACGGGTTCCGGAGCTGACCATGCTGCTGGCAAAAGCGGTCAACGCCGAAACCGAGGGGTGTTATGCCGGGGTTGAGCTGAACGAGCAGGAGCTGCATGAGCTCGAAATGGCGGCCTGGCTGCATGACTGCGGCAAGATTACCACCCCGGAATATGTCGTCGATAAACGGACCAAACTCGAAACGATCTTTGACCGGATTCACCTGGTCGATGCCCGGCTCGACCTGCTTGCCCTGGCCGCCGAAGATTCTCCGCAGGCGCCGCCACTGTCGCCGG encodes:
- a CDS encoding glutamate--tRNA ligase is translated as MSDLRVRFAPSPTGYLHIGGARTALFNYLLARKENGTFVLRIEDTDVARSTRESVDAILQAMDWLGFSCDEGPYYQSERFDLYQEKIDQLLEEGKAYRCYCTAEELEEKRNRAQAEGRKPKYDGTCRDRDDQPADQPHVVRFRFPQEGATSFNDRIKGVISFANEEMDDLIIRRTDGTPTYNFVVVVDDATMGINLVVRGDDHVNNTPRQIPMYRALGYDVPEFAHVPMILGSDKSRLSKRHGATSVMAYRDQGYLPEAMVNYLVRLGWSFGDEEIFSMDDLITKFSLENVGKSAGVFNPDKLLWLNAHYIKTGDVARLADLLKGHLIELGVDPEGGPDLQAVVCSLQERAQTLVEMAEGARFYFADKIDYEEKAREKFLTADRKDALAAVIKHLEVITECNEESVEQAFAAMMEETGLKFGKFGPAVRVALTGTTSSPSNYEMIAILGIEESCRRIRAAIAVLE
- the amrB gene encoding AmmeMemoRadiSam system protein B is translated as MIRSPAVAGQFYPDQPEKLVELLQTFCSGTAGRISVPGIVAPHAGYIYSGAIAGKVFSRVVVPDKVIVIGPNHQGTGHVGAVFGEGSWRTPLGQINIDSGLAARIIDGCRHFSADVTAHRFEHSLEVQIPFIQYLNPSAQVVPICIGHLPLDTLIEAGESIADVITASGEPVLIIASSDMTHFESADAAKRKDTLALERVEKLDPEGLYGTVRDNRISMCGVLPTVMMLAAARKLGAEKGEVVAYGTSGDVTGDNSDVVGYAGVVVS
- a CDS encoding sulfite exporter TauE/SafE family protein; protein product: MDIFSLTTILLFILLCSLAGFLAGLLGIGGGVVLVPLFIWAFEVSGVNPEVVVHLSFGTSLAIIIPTAFSSTLGHRKRGNVDWHQVLYLGAGAMVGAVIGASLAAAFHGDILKALFGLMQIAVALKLTLFNPHMPPERDSGVPPGQLLLVGLIGGMFSAFFGVGGGVVAVPLMVLVLQLPIHLAVGNSSALIVISAITGSCSYAFFGYHAEGLPHYSLGYINNLVAVLVAPFTIVLARLGVRVATRTSHDKLVKVFAVLLVVVGIKMLYPFLVRLF
- a CDS encoding nucleoside:proton symporter, whose protein sequence is MQSVAGLFVLMTIAWLLSEERRSVPRRIVVVGLLLQFLLALLLLKVPYCQSLFLWLNDLVLALDRATSAGTAMVFGYLGGAELPFKEAYPGASFILAFRALPLVLVVSALSALLFYWRVLPVIVNFFSRLLQKALGIGGAVGVSAAANIFIGMVEAPLLIRPYLLKMSRSELFMVMTCGMSTIAGTVLVLYASILSATIPDAIGHILTASLISAPAAIIVASLMVPPKQQEMATEGDVALPNTYNGSMDAITRGTAEGLSLLLNIVAMLIVLVALVSLGNIVLGLLPTVAGAELSLQRIFGWLLAPVAWLIGIPWSEAATAGTLLGTKVVLNELIAYLDLANLSDSELSVRSRLIMTYALCGFANFGSLGIMIGGIGSMAPERRSDVVSLGLKSIVAGLLATCMTGAVVSLIL
- a CDS encoding DNA polymerase III subunit epsilon — protein: MKPSSKYWLFIFAIALAIFLVIGFSFVASWMSLDPPDREFFETLVVKLAVFTVFDALVIFLIVGGMVSLLFRLYIIPILQLSEETQLMSSINAGHRIAPRGASEVQQLINRINDYAESFETMQTSVDAKINDSQSALDAERNRLAALMSELPSGVLVCNTDGQILLYNPQAQKLLTRSAEADHKKNPIGLGRSIFALIERNPILHGLDVLQQSLKAGKQQPVTSFMLPFGTQYLRFNMAPVCEVAENQCNMTGFVLTIEDIAPAIESGNRLEGWLQGLIDDLEASLSRIRSSISAILSEPTMEPPRLAAHRQTIDRESYGLQKRLTRTREEAARNIHTISHQEEVLGQHLLHVLSKHLEDRFGIRCNTTLQQDGWIKLDSYTTVQGIAFLAGRLKKRANIEEVDLSLARSGDHLLLMMSWEQDTVRTEDVDSWQRTALVTDTYQHTFSFRDFIARNKGGLRLNKVSDGTCNGIVISLPLNQSEEEYIGSSEFEERPVFYEFDLFESRTLKYLGAMPLRSLTYVPFDLETTGLDPTGGDEMIQLGAIRVVNCKLQHNETMDQLIDPQRDLPAIASEITGITEEMLIGQPKFGDVLPEFKQFAEHAVLVAHNAAFDMRFLQLKEIETHCRFDNPVLDTLLLSTVVHPNQSDHTLDGIAGRMNIPVVGRHTALGDAIVTAEILIRLIPLLEARGIKTLGEAIKASATSKFANKSF
- a CDS encoding phosphohydrolase, which encodes MKRPDLLKKIERLSAIGIDLSVQKDLNQLLETILTGAKELTGADAGTLYLYKEDKFLHFEIVFADSMNLAMGGKSGNPVTMAPVPLYDESGNPNRRNVVSYAALENRVVNIEDAYTNKDYDFSGTRKFDEKSGYRSKSFLSVPMRDHEDKLIGVLQLINPIDAETGEIVSFTAEDEKLVASLGSQAAVALTRKILIDGLENLLQSLVKLVATAIDEKSPYTGGHCKRVPELTMLLAKAVNAETEGCYAGVELNEQELHELEMAAWLHDCGKITTPEYVVDKRTKLETIFDRIHLVDARLDLLALAAEDSPQAPPLSPDELAEIRAFLHQVNSGGEFLSPEKAERIRELAQLPLPGNNDKSATLLTDDEVRNLCISKGTLTDDERDKIQQHIVSTIQMLEALPFPQHLQQVPAIAGAHHERLDGKGYPRGLTAENLSLQARMLALADIFEALTASDRPYRTPVKLSKALTIVGQMSQEGHVDPDLYRLFVERRLYDSYARTYFIDEQIDEVDPKALPGLS